The genomic DNA AAACAGGGGAGATTTCTCCAGAGTCCCGGCTTGAGCCTTGGCCAGAAGTTTCACGTCCTCACCAGCCAAAGGGTAGGGGATGATGGAATGATAAACCTTGAACTTTTCTTCATATGAAAGTTCAAGGGACAGACAGAGGTTGTGCATAGTCCGGTGTAAGTCATCTGCGACGTCTTCAGTCAGTACCAGGATTGAACGTCCCTTTTGATTGACTGTCCACTCCCAAGGCAAACGTCCAAGAGCTGCACCGGCTGCAAGGTGATAAATCATCCTGGTTTTGGACGAGCCACCAACTCCTGTTATCACTAATCCTCGTCCTGATATGATCCGATCCTGGACAAACCAGGCTATTGGAGCAGGTTCAATGTCTATCAGGGAGGTAAGATCAACTGGTTGGTCCCATATCTTGGCACTCTTTCCTTGCTCACTGAACGACTTTTTGACTGCCTCCAGCCCATACAGAATGGCAAGGTCATTGAAGTCTTTTGGTCTGTCCTTCAAGTGTTCGGTTTTAAACTCAGGACATACAACCTGGCCACCAACTGCTACCGCTGCTTCGTTTGCCTTGATCAGGCCAGGATTCACCCGGCCATCTGACAGAGATGTCCAGCGGTCATTATCTGCCGCAATGGTCAAAACCTTGTCCGGGTATACTTTCTGGATCTGCTCGGCTACTGTTTTCAGATTTCCAGCATTAAAAGCTACCACCACGGTTGCGCCAGTCGCTTCGTGTATAGAAGCTGCCGTTGCATAACCTTCAGCGATTACTACCTGATCCCGATTGCCATCAATAACATGGAACATGCCCTTGGTAGCCCCATGTTTGAGGAAGTACTTGTCCCCATTGGGAGTGATCTTTTGAAGACTGCAAATCTCGCAGTCAGCATTATGGACTGGTATGACAAGGTTTCCTCTGGAGTCTACCTTGAGGTCCAGAATACCATAAGCCCTAACTTTTTTTTGACTGAGGTAAGGGTGGTCTGTAATGGATTTCAGGCTTTCATATTCTTCCTGCGCCCTGTGTGCAGCCTGATCTTGCTCCTTGGCATTTTCTTCTTGCGCTTGCTTCCTTTTACGCTCAATCCGCTGATTAATCTGTTCACGCTCTTGGTCTGTGAGCTGATTGTCATCAACCGACTTCCAGGTTTCCTCAACCTGGGACCTCCAACAACCGAAGTACCCACCAAAATGACCACCTCCATTATCAAACAGGGCATAAAAACCGGCCTTATCACCGTTTTTGCCATTCGTGGAGAAGCGGTGAAGCTTGCCATCCGGCAGGATCTGGTCAGGGCAGGGCAAACCAGCATTACGGATTGCTTCTTTGAAGGCATCCAAAGGCTTGACGTCAAGGGAGGGGCAATCTATGCTATGATTGCTTTTAGCATCCATTCTTTGCCGCCCCTCAGTCGCCGCCACGCCTAGAGGGGCTTTTTCTTTGTATTGCATTCCTCACCCCCTTTCCTCGCAAGTGGCGCGACGTTCAGTGCCCTGCAACCACTTTTCTAACTTATCAGCCGGATAAAGCGGGGTTCGTCCTACTTTTACATAGGGCGGCCCATCACCTTCAAGCCTCGCTCTTTGCGCCCAGGCACGTGATTTGCCGACGTAATCGCAAAATTCCTTCTCCGTCATCAGCACTGGCAATTCAATTGTCTTCTTCATAGCTTCCTGTCCTCCTTGATTTGCGAATCTCGGAGAACAAGCTAAAGAAGGGGGTTGTAGAGTAGCGGCGCTTTCCTCGGGACAGAAAACCTTCAAATGGAATTCTCGTCCATCTGAGCTAGCATTTTAAGGCTTAAGATCCTAATATATTTGGTATAATTTATTGACCGAAGTATCTATTGCTGTCCCGAATATAGAGGAAATCAGAGCTTGGTAGGTTTTCTCAGCGATCTTTTTTGTGGCTTGAAATATGGCCCGTATGACCAAGGATCACCTTGGCGAATTTGCTCCAAGGCCAAGAACGGGTATTTGCATAAAAGAAAAAGATAAGTGAAGGATGTTAGGCGGGGGGCTTATGACTGATTTTTTATTTCTTCTCGAGCTCTTCCAATATACTCAATACGAAAAGTGTCTTTACTTATGGAAACTTCTCCTTTTTTTCGGTTATTTGCACATAACCTATCCCCATCAACATAAACTTCAAATCCCGCATAATATTTATCTTCAGGTATCATTTTCCAAAGTTGCGCGAATGTTGCTTGCGGGTTCCGTGAGACCAAATCCTTTGCTAGAGATTCGGCCCAAGCCTTTCTGCTTTTTCTTTTTGCATTTTTACGGTTTGTGTTTTTGACAAGTGATTCTCGTTCCATAACCTTAAGATAGTCATTCACCGACTCTTTCTGTGCTTCAGTCACCCAATCTTTTTGAACCCAAACTAGTATTGCAGCCCCTTGTAGGATATAGATATGATCATCGTTCAATTCATCAGCAGGCCAACTCACAGGCCAACTGGGTGCGCAAAGACCATCGGGGTCATCTTCATCTCCAGTAGGGTCAACTGCCACATTATCTAAGAGCCATTCCAGGCTTTTCCCTGTCTCATGTTCAAAACGTATTACAATTGGGTGATTTCTCAGTTCTTCGTTGGAAACTACTGTTGTATTAGCTTCACATCCATCTTCATCTAGCTCAGTATCAAGATCCATTTCCAGAGCATTTTTTTCTTCTTCAAA from Desulfovermiculus halophilus DSM 18834 includes the following:
- a CDS encoding helix-turn-helix transcriptional regulator, with translation MKKTIELPVLMTEKEFCDYVGKSRAWAQRARLEGDGPPYVKVGRTPLYPADKLEKWLQGTERRATCEERG
- a CDS encoding AAA family ATPase; its protein translation is MQYKEKAPLGVAATEGRQRMDAKSNHSIDCPSLDVKPLDAFKEAIRNAGLPCPDQILPDGKLHRFSTNGKNGDKAGFYALFDNGGGHFGGYFGCWRSQVEETWKSVDDNQLTDQEREQINQRIERKRKQAQEENAKEQDQAAHRAQEEYESLKSITDHPYLSQKKVRAYGILDLKVDSRGNLVIPVHNADCEICSLQKITPNGDKYFLKHGATKGMFHVIDGNRDQVVIAEGYATAASIHEATGATVVVAFNAGNLKTVAEQIQKVYPDKVLTIAADNDRWTSLSDGRVNPGLIKANEAAVAVGGQVVCPEFKTEHLKDRPKDFNDLAILYGLEAVKKSFSEQGKSAKIWDQPVDLTSLIDIEPAPIAWFVQDRIISGRGLVITGVGGSSKTRMIYHLAAGAALGRLPWEWTVNQKGRSILVLTEDVADDLHRTMHNLCLSLELSYEEKFKVYHSIIPYPLAGEDVKLLAKAQAGTLEKSPLFQALSQKIKDFGDIAFIGLDPALSLTDGDELDQGNQRALGKMADDLAVQTGAACALVTHATKGSLAKDELTSHNSRGGGAITDAVRAEFVMRTMTSKEAIKAKLQDPEERFRHVQLVGTKGNYLPPDAYIPVWLRRDQYGVLHEAELSFDEEQATSKDMEALDILKDIAKTTSPPIRDWRRACVNAGVITAKSENAQVKDIDRIKNKLKKLGYIKQGHGRGIWLPVKEDDFLDFNN